The following coding sequences lie in one Cucurbita pepo subsp. pepo cultivar mu-cu-16 chromosome LG13, ASM280686v2, whole genome shotgun sequence genomic window:
- the LOC111808862 gene encoding protein FLOWERING LOCUS D, which translates to MDPSDQNSELFASFPPIPFTLFLPEENFSLNVNPNSDTTINTSITPNLDPNIGSSQFFPFPVPKKRRRGRPQRSVTSFNFPPFPIGGFNGNNGNNGNNGNNGNNGNNGIVSSSSSASVPAARTSTESASANVPDVADEIIVINKESTAEALLALSAGFPADHLTEDEIDARVVSVIGGIEQVNYIIIRNHIIAKWRENVSNWVTKEMLIDSIPTHCHTLLDTAYNYLVSHGYINFGVAPAIKEKIPSEPSKPNVIVVGAGLAGLAAARQLMRFGFKVTVLEGRKRAGGRVYTKKMEGGNRVCAAADLGGSVLTGTLGNPLGIMARQLGYSLHKVRDKCPLYRLGGKPVDPDMDLKVETAFNHLLDKASMLRQSMGEVSVDVSLGAALETFWQAHEDAVNSEEMNLFNWHLANLEYANAGLLSKLSLAFWDQDDPYDMGGDHCFLAGGNGRLIQALAENVSILYEKTVHTIRYSSHGVQVIAGNQVFEGDMALCTVPLGVLKSGSIKFIPELPQRKLDGIKRLGFGLLNKVAMLFPRVFWEMDLDTFGHLSDDPSRRGEFFLFYNYATVAGGPLLIALVAGEAAHKFESMPPTDAVTRVIEILKGIYEPQGIDVPEPIQTVCTRWASDPFSLGSYSNVAVGASGDDYDILAENVGDGRLFFAGEATTRRYPATMHGAFLSGLREAANMANYANARALRLKIDRGPSKNAHSCACLLADLFREPDLEFGSFSVIFGRKNADPKSTVILRVTFNDSQKKNHEGSNSDQQHTNKLLFQQLQSHFSQQQQLHVYTMLSRQQALELREVRGGDETRLNYLCEKLGVRLVGRKGLGPNADSVIASIKAERGNKKPSSTYLALKTGTSKMKTSTLKRNVVRRAKIVRSSTKVADAPVSNTSNDRVLENIKPMDQDSSAALRSDQNQHDILKQ; encoded by the exons ATGGATCCGTCGGACCAGAACTCCGAATTATTTGCTTCGTTCCCGCCGATTCCGTTCACTTTGTTTTTGCCGGAAGAGAACTTCAGCCTCAATGTTAACCCTAATTCCGATACAACGATCAACACGAGTATCACTCCAAATCTAGACCCTAATATTGGTTCGAGCCAGTTTTTTCCGTTTCCAGTTCCCAAGAAGCGGAGAAGAGGCAGACCACAGCGAAGCGTCACGTCGTTTAATTTCCCTCCCTTTCCCATCGGAGGTTTCAATGGCAACAATGGCAACAACGGGAACAACGGCAACAATGGCAACAACGGTAACAACGGCATCgtttcctcctcttcttcagcGTCTGTACCGGCAGCCAGAACTAGCACTGAAAGTGCTAGTGCTAATGTTCCAGATGTGGCCGATGAGATTATCGTGATTAATAAAGAATCCACTGCCGAGGCCTTACTTGCGCTGTCGGCCGGATTTCCTGCTGATCACTTAACGGAGGATGAAATTGATGCTCGGGTGGTCTCTGTTATCGGAGGTATTGAGCAGGTGAACTATATTATCATTCGGAATCACATTATTGCTAAGTGGCGTGAGAATGTGTCGAATTGGGTGACTAAGGAGATGCTTATTGATTCTATACCTACACACTGTCATACTTTACTAGACACTGCTTATAATTACTTGGTTTCACATGGCTATATTAATTTTGGGGTTGCTCCtgcaatcaaagaaaagattcCTTCCGAACCATCTAAGCCCAATGTAATTGTGGTCGGCGCGGGACTGGCAGGGCTTGCTGCCGCTAGGCAACTGATGCGTTTTGGCTTTAAAGTGACTGTTCTGGAGGGCAGGAAGCGAGCAGGCGGGCGGGTGTATACGAAGAAGATGGAGGGAGGAAATAGGGTATGTGCAGCTGCAGATTTAGGTGGGAGTGTCTTGACTGGTACCTTGGGAAACCCACTTGGGATTATGGCTAGACAATTAGGTTATTCTCTTCATAAGGTTAGAGATAAGTGTCCACTTTATAGGCTGGGCGGGAAGCCCGTGGATCCTGATATGGACTTGAAGGTGGAAACTGCATTTAACCATCTTTTGGATAAGGCAAGTATGCTCAGGCAGTCAATGGGTGAGGTCTCTGTCGACGTTTCTCTCGGTGCAGCACTGGAAACGTTCTGGCAGGCTCATGAGGATGCAGTTAATAGTGAAGAGATGAACTTGTTCAATTGGCATCTTGCTAATCTAGAATATGCAAATGCGGGTTTGCTGTCGAAGCTTTCACTTGCATTCTGGGACCAAGACGATCCGTATGACATGGGAGGGGATCATTGCTTCTTGGCTGGAGGCAATGGAAGGTTGATTCAAGCACTGGctgaaaatgtttcaattttatatgagaAAACAGTTCACACCATTAGATACAGTAGTCATGGTGTGCAGGTTATTGCTGGAAACCAGGTCTTTGAAGGTGATATGGCTTTGTGCACTGTACCTCTGGGCGTTTTGAAGAGTGGTTCTATTAAGTTCATCCCAGAATTGCCTCAGAGGAAGCTGGATGGAATAAAGAGGTTGGGTTTTGGACTGTTGAATAAAGTTGCTATGCTCTTTCCCCGTGTGTTTTGGGAAATGGATCTTGATACCTTTGGGCATCTGTCTGATGATCCAAGCCGTCGAGGAGAGTTCTTTCTATTTTACAACTATGCAACTGTTGCTGGCGGTCCTCTGTTGATAGCCTTGGTTGCAGGTGAAGCTGCACATAAGTTCGAGAGCATGCCCCCTACAGATGCCGTGACCCGGGTTATTGAAATTCTTAAGG GTATCTATGAACCCCAAGGCATTGATGTCCCAGAGCCTATTCAAACAGTCTGTACTAGATGGGCTAGCGATCCATTTAGCCTCGGCTCTTACTCAAATGTTGCGGTGGGGGCATCGGGTGATGACTATGACATTCTAGCAGAAAATGTGGGAGATGGAAGACTCTTCTTTGCTGGTGAGGCAACTACAAGGCGATATCCAGCAACTATGCATGGAGCGTTTCTCAGTGGACTAAGAGAAGCAGCCAATATGGCCAACTACGCCAATGCTCGAGCTTTGAGGCTGAAGATCGATAGAGGCCCTTCCAAAAATGCACACTCTTGTGCTTGTCTTCTTGCAGATCTATTTCGAGAGCCAGATTTAGAATTCGGAAGCTTCTCTGTCATTTTTGGTCGAAAGAATGCTGACCCGAAGTCAACAGTCATTCTAAGGGTGACATTTAATGATTCACAGAAGAAGAACCATGAAGGTTCGAACTCAGATCAACAGCACACAAATAAGTTGCTTTTCCAACAACTTCAATCACACTTTAGTCAACAGCAACAGCTTCATGTTTATACAATGTTGTCGAGGCAACAGGCCCTCGAACTCCGAGAGGTGCGAGGGGGCGATGAAACGAGGTTGAATTACCTCTGTGAGAAGCTAGGAGTGAGACTAGTAGGAAGAAAAGGTCTGGGTCCTAATGCTGATTCTGTAATTGCTTCCATTAAAGCTGAGAGGGGGAATAAGAAACCTTCCTCAACTTATTTAGCTCTCAAAACAG GGACATCGAAGATGAAAACAAGCACTCTGAAGCGAAATGTAGTCAG GAGGGCCAAAATAGTGAGAAGCAGTACCAAGGTAGCAGATGCTCCTGTTTCAAACACATCGAACGATCGAGTATTGGAGAACATTAAACCGATGGATCAAGACTCCTCTGCAGCCCTTCGTTCAG ATCAAAACCAACATGACATTTTGAAGCAATGA
- the LOC111809261 gene encoding uncharacterized protein LOC111809261 isoform X2, with translation MIKYIANEPSTGLFYVQQHTKNAVPNVINLKNSVVDKSHETTLHAEDSEDSITMLQSMKDCGFPIADEMIRDIKKSLAVMSTKHPRRGLIRNTSGTQQPGRMSTWRSATWGRSAIVAPRDDDSGGYISTVFKSAREKASNFKWPQLDIKEDLARVEVDELPPQPNEPPVASASSTSSQPDIDTEELPLARQVNDELQRDDQVDVGMNTDLLSVSDNFDDFRADKEAKLEEWLGGSGGLNDVKEI, from the coding sequence ATGATCAAGTATATAGCAAATGAACCTTCAACTGGGCTTTTCTACGTTCAACAGCATACAAAAAATGCTGTTCCCAATGTTATCAATCTCAAGAATAGTGTCGTGGACAAGTCTCACGAAACAACTTTGCACGCTGAAGATTCGGAGGATTCAATCACGATGTTGCAGTCGATGAAAGACTGTGGGTTTCCTATTGCTGATGAAATGATCCGAGACATCAAGAAGTCTCTTGCAGTCATGTCAACCAAACACCCAAGAAGAGGTCTGATCCGTAATACTTCTGGTACGCAGCAGCCAGGGAGAATGAGCACTTGGAGATCAGCCACGTGGGGGCGAAGCGCAATCGTTGCCCCACGCGATGATGACAGTGGTGGCTACATTTCGACAGTATTCAAATCAGCGAGAGAAAAGGCAAGCAACTTTAAGTGGCCACAACTTGACATCAAGGAAGATCTTGCACGGGTTGAAGTCGACGAGCTACCACCACAACCTAACGAACCACCAGTTGCATCTGCTAGTTCTACTTCATCACAGCCAGATATAGACACTGAGGAGTTGCCTCTGGCCAGACAAGTTAATGATGAGTTGCAACGGGACGACCAGGTTGATGTCGGTATGAATACCGATTTACTTTCAGTGTCCGATAATTTCGACGACTTCAGGGCTGATAAAGAAGCAAAACTGGAGGAGTGGTTGGGAGGGTCTGGCGGCTTGAATGATGTCAAAGAGATTTGA
- the LOC111809261 gene encoding uncharacterized protein LOC111809261 isoform X1 translates to MHGFSTVDGFVEIAESSAEMIKYIANEPSTGLFYVQQHTKNAVPNVINLKNSVVDKSHETTLHAEDSEDSITMLQSMKDCGFPIADEMIRDIKKSLAVMSTKHPRRGLIRNTSGTQQPGRMSTWRSATWGRSAIVAPRDDDSGGYISTVFKSAREKASNFKWPQLDIKEDLARVEVDELPPQPNEPPVASASSTSSQPDIDTEELPLARQVNDELQRDDQVDVGMNTDLLSVSDNFDDFRADKEAKLEEWLGGSGGLNDVKEI, encoded by the coding sequence ATGCATGGATTCTCCACAGTTGATGGCTTTGTGGAGATAGCTGAAAGCTCAGCAGAGATGATCAAGTATATAGCAAATGAACCTTCAACTGGGCTTTTCTACGTTCAACAGCATACAAAAAATGCTGTTCCCAATGTTATCAATCTCAAGAATAGTGTCGTGGACAAGTCTCACGAAACAACTTTGCACGCTGAAGATTCGGAGGATTCAATCACGATGTTGCAGTCGATGAAAGACTGTGGGTTTCCTATTGCTGATGAAATGATCCGAGACATCAAGAAGTCTCTTGCAGTCATGTCAACCAAACACCCAAGAAGAGGTCTGATCCGTAATACTTCTGGTACGCAGCAGCCAGGGAGAATGAGCACTTGGAGATCAGCCACGTGGGGGCGAAGCGCAATCGTTGCCCCACGCGATGATGACAGTGGTGGCTACATTTCGACAGTATTCAAATCAGCGAGAGAAAAGGCAAGCAACTTTAAGTGGCCACAACTTGACATCAAGGAAGATCTTGCACGGGTTGAAGTCGACGAGCTACCACCACAACCTAACGAACCACCAGTTGCATCTGCTAGTTCTACTTCATCACAGCCAGATATAGACACTGAGGAGTTGCCTCTGGCCAGACAAGTTAATGATGAGTTGCAACGGGACGACCAGGTTGATGTCGGTATGAATACCGATTTACTTTCAGTGTCCGATAATTTCGACGACTTCAGGGCTGATAAAGAAGCAAAACTGGAGGAGTGGTTGGGAGGGTCTGGCGGCTTGAATGATGTCAAAGAGATTTGA